DNA sequence from the Anaeromicrobium sediminis genome:
CTTCCAAACTTAAATATTATGATTAGTCTATTTAATGAACCTAATGAAAATTGGATTCACATAAAGAAATATTTATTAAAGGATTATATGATTAACTCTACTATATTAACAGTCTGTACTGGGATACTAAGTATGGTTATAGGAACTAGTTTGGCATGGATTACTACCATGTATGAATTCCCCTTTAGGAAAGTTTTAGAAATAGGCCTCATACTACCTTTAGGAATACCTCCTTATATGGGGGCTTATACTTATGCGGGCATATTGAATTATACGGGAATAATTCAAAGCTTTCTAAGAAATAATTTCGGCATATATGTAAATCAAAAATACTTTGATATTATGTCCATTAATGGAGCAATATTTATATTTACAATATTTTTGTTTCCCTATGTATATCTTATTACTAAATCATTTTTGGAAAAACAATCGGCAGATTTAGTGGAAAATGGAAGAGTTTTAGGACGTAGTCAGTTAGAAATATTCATACATGTAATATTACCTGTAGCAAGGGCTGCCATTGTGGGGGGAGTTAGTTTAGTAATTTTAGAAGTATTAAATGACTATGGTGTTGTTAAGTACTTTGGTGTTCCAGCTTTTAGTACGGCAATTTTTAAAACTTGGTTTGCCATGGGAGATATTGATTCTGCCATTAGACTAGCATCTGTTTTAATGATCTTAGTATTTACTTCGTTAATGATAGAAAAATTCCTAAGGAGCAGAAAAAAGTTTAGTTATAGTACGGCTAAAGTAAGACCATTGGTGAAAATAAAATTAGAGGGAATAAAATCCATAGGTGCTTTTATGTACTCTTTTATCATATTTAGTTTAGGATTTTTAATTCCAACATTACAATTAATCCATTGGGCCTTAATGACCTATGAAAAGATTTTAAATCATAGATTTATAAAATTAATGGGAAATTCTTTAATTATAGCCATAATAACATCCGTATTAATAGTAATTATTTCTATTATAATAGGAAATTACAATAGAATAAATGAAAGTACATTATCTAAAGCATATTCAAAAATAACAGTAGTGGGATATTCCATACCTGGATCTGTTATAGCCCTAGGTGTTATAGTCTTCTTTATAGGGATAGATAGGAAGTTCGGTTGGATTTATGAGGATATAACTTTTAGAGGATCTAAACTTATATTAAGTAGTAGTATAATAATGTTACTATTTGCTTATGTAATAAGATTTTTGACTATAGGATATAATTCCATAGAGGCTGGATTTGAAAAGGTGGGAAAAAGATTTTTTGAGGCTTCAAGAACCCTAGGAATGGGAATAATAGAAACCTTCTTTAAGGTAGACCTTAAAATGATAAAGCCAGGAATAGTAGGAGCTAGTATCCTTGTTTTTGTAGATGTTTTAAAGGAATTACCACTTACTTTAATATTAAGACCCTTTAATTTTGATACTTTAGCTACAAAGGCCTTTGAATATGCCAGTGATGAAATGATTCATGAGGCATCCATAGGTTCCCTAATAATCATACTAGTAAGTAGTATATCAATAATTTTCTTTAATTTCATAGTAAATAGGAGGGGAAATAATGAGCATTAAAATAGAGGGATTAAAGTTTAAATATAAAAATTCTGTAAAAGATGTAATAAAAGATTTCTCCATGGAAATCAGCAATGGCGAAATAATTTCTATATTTGGAGAAAGTGGAAGTGGTAAAAGTACTGCTCTTAGAATAATATGTGGCCTAGAAGTGCCTTCAGCAGGAAGTATTAAAATAGATGATAAAATAATAGTAGATAATAATAATTTCACATTACCGGAAAATAGACAAATGGGTATGGTATTTCAAGATTATGCTTTGTTCCCACATATGACCATTGAAAAAAACATTAAATTTGGATTAAAACATATGAATAGTAAGGAAAAGGATAATAGACTTAAGGAAGTTTTAGAACTAGTAGATTTAAAGGGATTTGAAAAAAGGTATCCCCATGAACTAAGTGGAGGTCAACAGCAAAGGATTGCCTTAGCTAGGGCCCTAGCGCCAAAACCTGATTTATTATTATTAGACGAGCCCTTTAGTAACTTAGACTCAGATTTGCAAGAGCGGATAAGAAAAGAATTAGAATCAATTATAAGAAAGGCAAATATAACATCCATATTTGTTACCCATGATAAGGAAGACTCTAAGGCAATTGCAGATAGAGTGGTAATTCTGAAAGAAGGAGAAATTGTTAATATAGGAAAGCCAAAAGATATATTTTAAGAAATAGGTAGAGAAAAAAATATGTCCAATCTAGAGGGCGATGAACTTACTTCAGTCATATAAATAAAAAATATTTTAGAAGGTAAGTCACTATGAGACTAGAGAGTGCAAATCTTATAATAAACGTAGAAGGTTCATAATTGTTTGCAGCATAATACATACTCATGTTCCACCTTCTAAAAATTTTCCATTCATATTCCCTTGTAAGTGCTAGCGATTATGTTGCCTATTAAGTGAAATAAGTTAAAAATTATTGAACTGAAATGAGTTCACGTAAATTAACATGTATATGTATATATTCAATATGAGACTTGAATATATACATATTTTTTTATAAAAAATAATGGACAATATATATTAATGTGCATACATAAAGTAGCTACAACCAAGACTAATAGCATAATAGTATTTTTATAAGGATGGTTGTAGATGAATAAAATAAGAGAATACATAATTATAACTATGGGAGTAATTATAGTGGCATTTGGTCTGAGCTTTTTTCTTGTGCCAGCAGATTTGGCTACGGGAGGAGTAACTGGTTTTGCCATGGTAATAAACAGTGTATTTAGTCAGTTGTCCATAGGAGCCATAATGTCAGTAATGAACGTCATATTATTTATAGTGGCCTTCATATTAATAGGGCCTCAATTTGGAGCTAAAACCATATATGCTAGTTTGGCATTGTCAGGTAGCATATGGATAACTGAGAGTGTTTTTCCCATAAAAAATCCCCTAGTAGATGATATCTTTTTAAATCTATTCTTCGGTATTTTAGTTCAAGGAATTGGAATGGCCATAATATTTTATCAAAATGCATCCACAGGAGGCACGGACATAGTTGCTAAAATATTGAATAAATTTTTTCACATAAACATGGGAAAGGCATTGTTATTGTCAGATTTTTTGATTACCCTATTAGCTGGATTGACATTTGGATTAGAACTTGGATTATATGCATTATTAGGAGTAATACTGAATGCCTTTGTAATAGATAATGTAATAGAAGGCTTAGGATTAAAAATTCATGTCTCCGTATTAACTAGCAAATTTGAAAGGGTGAGACAATTTGTAAATGAGGAGATAGGAAGAGGTGCTACCATATATGAAGCAGAAGGAGCATATACAAGGGAAAAGAAGAGAGTTATAACCGTCGTAATGAATAAAAGGGAATTTATAAAACTAAAGCAATTTGTACAGGAAATAGATGAGAATGCTTTTCTCATAGCAGCTCATGTGAGAGAAGTATTAGGACATGGATTTAATATGGATAGATAATAAGGGTTAGATTCTATTAATAGAAATTAAGCTATGACTAAGAAAAGGAGAAAAGATATGAAAAAGGTTAAATTTAGTTTCTTATTTATTTTTATAATAATTTCATTATTACCAGGGTGTACAAAAAAAGAAGAGATTACATATGACATAATTACAGAAAAAATCCAAGACTCAAATAGAAACATAGATATAACCTATCCTCAAGTAAAAGACTATTCTAAAGAGGAAGACAGTGGGTTTATAAACTCCACATTGAAAAAAACAGCAGACATGTATAATGAAAAGGATTATATGGACGTAAATGTGGAACATGATATTACTAGAGAAGACAGTATGTATTTAAGTGTAGTGTATATTGGGAATGGAAAAAGGGAAGGTGTTGGAGAAATAAATATTTTTAAAGGAGTGAATATGGATTTACAAAATTCCAAAAAATTATCTATTAATGATTTAATTAAAGGTAACAAAGAAGAGGAATTAATAAATGTGATTAACGAAGAAGCTATGAATAAAGATATAGAAAAACTACAAAACATTGAAGATCTTGGATTTAGTCTTCAGAGAAAAAAAGTATTATTCTTCTATAGACCATCAGAAAAGGAAGATAGTGAGGTCATAAAGTTAAATATACCAAATGAAAGATTAAAGAATATAGTTAAAATAAAACTTCAATAAAAAATCATAAATATAAAATATTGAATAAAATTTTATCCTATGTTATAATTTGGGTGCTGGTAAAATTAAATAATATCGGATGATGATAGTGGGAGAAGGCATATGCCGCCGAAGAAGTGAAACTTTCAGGTGTTTTTTTAAACAGGACCATTATCGGACGAGTCTCTGGAGAGCCTCTATTAAGAGCACCGAAGGAGCAAGCCCATATGGGTGAATCTCTCAGGTAAAAGGACAGAGTAAAAGCAGACTGTTAATATATCAGTATATAAACTGCTAATTACTTCGTATTAAAGAGGCCAAATCTTATGATTTGGCCTTTAGTATTTTAATGCAAAATAAGCTATTATTTAGTTGTCACTAAAAGATTTAACTTTTTAACAGAAATTTTAGGAGAATTTTAAATTCATTTACCAAAATAATCATAACTACATGAATAGCAAACTGAAAGGGTATTTTAGGAGAAATGCTGATATGAACATATGGGAATGATTCTAACGGGGACAATTTTCTTAAGTTGCTAAAATAACCTCTCAAACTCCATCTTGTTATGATAAAAAATCCTTAAAAATCCTCAATGTCTAAAAAGGACTTGAGAAATATGTTAAAGAGAAAAGATTCATTATACTTGACACAATACGATTTGACCGAAATAAAAAATTTAATAAACTCTTTCTCCTTACGACATATATTGATTTTATCAGCATAAAACAAACTATATTATATGTGGGGGTATTGGCCAATGGAGAAATTGACAGAAATTTTGAATCAGGTGGATTCCTTTGTATGGGGACCGCCTTTATTGATTCTATTAGTAGCTACAGGTATGTATTTGACTTTTAAGTTAGGATTTATTCAAATTCTAAAGCTTCCTTTAGCTATCAAGTATTTGTTTAGTAAAGAGAAGAGTAATAATGAGGCACAAGGTGATATTTCTAGTTTTGCAGCCCTTTGTACTGCTTTAGCTGCAACTATAGGAACGGGTAATATTGTTGGGGTTGCCACTGCCATAAAGGTTGGCGGACCTGGTGCATTATTTTGGATGTGGATAGCCGCATTCTTTGGAATGGCTACTAAGTATGCAGAAGGCTTATTAGCTGTTAAATATAGGACTGTAGATAATAACGGGGAAATATCTGGTGGTCCTATGTATTATATTGAAAATGGATTAGGAAAAGAATATAGATGGCTTGGAAAAATGTTTGCTTTGTTTGGAGTAGGAGTAGCCTTCTTTGGAATAGGAACTTTTCCTCAGGTTAATGCAATTACTAATGCAGCAAATTTAGCTTTTAATATACCAACCATAGTAACTTCTATAATACTTACCATATTAGTTGCAGCAGTTACCTTAGGTGGTATTAAGAGTATATCTAAAATATCAGAAATGATAGTACCTTTTATGGCATTATTTTATATATTAGGATGTTTGATTATAATTTTTATGAATGTGCATGCATTACCTCAGGCCATATCGTTTATTTTAACTAGTGCTTTTTCTGGAAAGGCAGCCACTGGTGGATTCGTTGGAGCTACTGTAATGATGGCCATTAGAAATGGTATAGCAAGGGGTGTATTCTCAAATGAATCTGGACTTGGAAGTGCTCCTATTGCAGCAGCCGCTGCTAAAACTAATTCTTGCGTAAGACAAGGTTTGGTATCTATGACAGGAACTTTCTTTGATACTATAATAGTATGTACTATGACTGGTATAGTATTAATTATGACTGGTGCTTGGAGTAGTGAATATGCAGGAGCAGCCATGACTAATTATGCTTTTTCAATTGGTATGCCTATGTTTGGTAAATGGATAGTAACTATAGGTCTTACGTTTTTCGCATTTACTACTATCTTAGGATGGAATTATTATGGTGAAAGATGTACAGAATATTTAGTTGGAGTAAAAGGAATTAAACCTTTTAAATACATATACATATTACTAGTTGCATGTGGAGCATTCTTAAAGTTAGATATGATATGGGTTTTAGCCGATATTGTAAATGGGCTTATGGCTATACCAAACTTAATAGCATTAATATTACTTAGTAAAGTAATATCATCAGAAACTAAAAAGTATTTTAATTCATTGGAGAAAAATGCAATGAAAAAAATTGCTAGTTAATACGAAAAGGGCTATGTTTATAGTCCTTTTTTTACTTGCAGAAAAATATGAATTTAGAAAATTATGGATATTTTACAAAATAAGGCAAAAGTTATATGCAAAATTTGGTATAATGGAATGAAGTGGAATTAAGGGGGAGAACTTTATGGCAAGAAGATTGATTCTTTTAATTTTATTCATAATCCTAATACCTGTAGGTGTATATGCTAATGGAGCACCTGTAGATACAGGTACATATACGGTTACTGGAAATGTGGAGCCAATTGAGAAGAAGGATATATCCATAGAGAGGGAGCATATTAAATTAAGAGTAGATGAAGATTATGTGAATGTGAAAGTCACATATGACTTCTTAAATATGGGTGGGGCTCAAGACTTTAAATATGCTTTTCCAGTAGATTATAAGATTAATGAGTATGAATCCCAATTAAAAGAGACCATATTTAATTTTAAAATGTATGATGGAGATGAAGAATTAAAAATACTAGATGTGAAAGTAGAAAAAGAAGTAGTACAGAGGGATGAAAATCTTTATGAAGATGTTAATATAAATGTTGATAATGAAGTAAGAAAGTGGTTCATAACAAGTCTTACTTTTGATGAAAATGAAAAGAAAACTGTTTACATAGAATATAAAATAAAGACCCTATACGTAGATTGGGGAATGAGTAATGAATTCTTTACCAGGTTTGATAAAAATTATTTTGAATACAATCTAACTCCTGCTAAGGTGTTGGGAGAAGGAATTATTAAAGACTTTAACTTAGAAATTGATGTAAAACCTTTAATATATAAAGATGGAGATGTAGATTATTTAAATGTGGATGATTTTGTCTATGAAGAGGGCATATATAAGGTGAATAGGGAGAATTTAAATATAGATGAAATGCCAAATATTAAGTTAGCCTATAATAGTATAAGGCATAAAGAAAAGAAAGAATTAGAAAATACTAGAATAGATGAGGAGTTTATAAAGAATATAACTAGTTCTTCTCACTTAGAGGGATACGGTGTGGAGAATTTATATGATAAAGATTTAGACACCACATGGGCCATAAAGGAAGATTGGGATAAGTGGATTCAAATAGAATTTAAATATCCAATTGAAGTATCATTAGTTGGAATTATTAATGGATATACGAAAGACAAGACCGTATATGAAGAAAATAAAAAGGTTAAAGCCTTTAAATTAGAGTTGTACAATGGAAAGAATAAAATAACTGAAGAAATTAGATATATACAAGAAAGAAATTATGAGGATTTAGATAAAGAATATTATAAGGATTTTATTGATTATAGTGATTTTGTTTATGCAGGGCCGGAAGTGGATAAAATAAAAATAACTATACTAGATACCTATGATGGATTATTATATGAGGACTTATGTATAAGTGAGATACTACTATTAAGTAATACTATGAAAAATAAGAACCTGATAGAGCTCATAAAACTATATTATAAAGAAGAAAAAACCAATGAAGAAAAAAGGCGATTGTTAAATCTTTTAATGGAAGTTAAATCTCATGAATTATATGAAAGTGCATATTTTAATTATAATGATGTAATAAAAGAACTAAGTAACATAGAATTAAAAACTGAAAAGGATTTTAGAAATATAATCGAACTAGGAAATAAGAAAGAAAATATATCAAAAACCATATATGGTCAATTAATTAAGAGCATATTTTTTAGTGAACCTAAGAAATTCATAAAGGAACTTAGTAAATATCCTAATAAAATAGAGTCAACAGCTCTATATATGTCTGATGAAATAAGTGGAAAAGAAGAATGGGATAGGTTGAAGGATGAAATAAAAGAACTAAATAAGGATAAGGAATTGAAATTTGAAGAAACAGTAGCAGTAAATTTGTTTTATATAAAGGTAAATGAAAATATTGATAAACTATAAGGGGATAGTAATTATAAACTATCCCTTTTATAAAAAGATAATTAACAAAATTTTCAGAATAAAAAGGAAATTCCGAAAAAATAGAGAATATATATAGTGACAAAAATTTATGATAAGGGGAAATGTAAGATGGCGAAACTTTATTATTGTCCTGAATGTAGAAAAATTCATAAGGATGAAGCAAAATGCACTTCTTGTAGCTGTGAATTTGTGAAACCATTAAAAACTAATGCTCCGGTTAATGTTATTGGAACTAAACAAAAGGGAAGAGTTTTTAAGATTAAAGATGATGAAGTAAGCTTATTAGTAATGACCCAAGGAAATGAAAAGTTAGTTAAAAACTATAAACATGATGAAATTCAAAAGGTTATGTAAGATAAAAATAAAGAGGGTTTAAACCCTCTTATTTTTGTGACTATATTATTTAACTTCGTATATCCAACCTTCTGGAGCATCAACATCACCAAATTGAATTCCATATAAAGTGTCGTAAAGTTTTTTAGTTACAGGACCTACTTCAGTTTCACTATGGAACACATGTAGTTTTCCCTTATACTCTATTCCTCCGATTGGAGTAATAACAGCAGCTGTTCCACATGCACCAGCTTCCTTAAATTCATCTAATTTATCAACATAAACATCTCTTTCTTTTACTTCTAGTCCTAAATATTCCTTGGCAACATGCATTAATGAATATCTAGTTATACTTGGTAAAATTGAAGGTGAATTTGGTGTTATAAATTCATTGTTCTGAGTGATACCAAAGAAGTTAGCAGCTCCAACCTCTTCAATTTTAGTCTGAGTCTTAGCATCTAAGTATATACAATCTGCAAAACCTTTCTTAACAGCATCTTCATGGGCTAATAAACTCGCTGCGTAGTTTCCACCAACTTTTACATCACCAGTACCATGAGGTGCAGCTCTATCGTATTCTTCAGTTATCATGAAGTTTACTGGAGTCATACCACCTTTAAAATAAGCACCAACTGGAGAACAGAATACACAGAATATGTACTCAGGAGCAGGTTTAACCCCTAAATTATGTCCAACACCTATTAGGAAAGGTCTAAGGTATAATGTAGCTCCTGTACCATATGGCGGTACAAAATGCTCATTAGCCTTAACTACTTGCTTACATGCATCTATAAATTTTTCTACTGGTACTTCAGGCATAAGTAGACGAGATGCACTTCTATTAAAACGTTTAGCATTTTCATCTGGTCTAAATAGTTGAATAGTACCATCTTTTCTTCTATAGGCTTTTAAACCTTCAAAACATTGTTGTCCATAATGTAATGCAGTAGAGGATTCACTCATAGTAAGCATATTATCTTCACTTAGTTTTCCGTCATCCCATTTTCCATCTTTCCAAATAGATATGTAACGAAAATCTGTTTTTGTATATCCGAAACCAAGATTTTTCCAATCGATATTTGCATCCTTTTGCATAATATCCCCCCTATAGTAAATTTTTTTCAAATTTCATAGTTAGATTATTGTAATATGTAAAAATATTAATAACCTAAGTTGGCATAAATGTAATTTCTACCCATGTTATTATATATTATAACAGATACGGATTTAATAACATAGGCTATATTTCAACAATGTGACTGAAAATTTTCATGTGTATAAAATATAATGACAATTGCTTAACTATGAAAGACAAAACAGCAAAAATTACATCCACGTAAGTAGTATAACCATAAATGTATAAAAAAATAAATTATAAATAATAAAACTATTTAGGATATAATAATAAACATAGTATATGAGGTGAGTTTATGGAGAATGTCTTAAGAAAAATGAAAGATATTATAAAAAAATATAGTGTGGTTTTATCAGAGGTTTTGAAAGTTGATGTGGAAATTGTAGATAGTAATTTGTATAGGATTGCAGGAACTGGAAAATTTTCTAAAGAAATAGATAAATATATATATGATTCAGGCTATGTGACTAAGAAGGTTATTGAGACCTCAGAGAGAATATTAATAGAAAATCCTGGTAAAGACCCTGTTTGTAGATCTTGTCCTAATAAGGAATCCTGTGAAGAAACATTTGAAGTAAGTACACCTATTATTTTGAACAATCAGGTTATAGGTGCCATTGGGTTAGTCTGTTTTAGTAAAGAACAAAAAATACATATAATGGAAAATTATAATACGTTTATAAGGTTTTTAGACCAAATATCTGATTTAATATCTTCAAAGGCCTATGAAGTAATAGAAAATCATAATAATATGGCGATTTTACAATTACTCAATAATATAACAGATAAGATAGACGAAGGGATTGTAGTATTTGATAAAAATCTTAACCTACTAAAAATAAACTCTACAGGAGAAAAAATATTAAACTGCAAGAAAAGTAACATGAAAAATATGTCTTTAGAAAAGTTAAGAGAAGAGGACAATGAAATAGGAGAATATAATTTAACTGTAAATGATAAAACATATAATTTAATTGGTCGTGATTATAACATTAATATAGATAATTATAATAAAATATTCATATTTAATGATGCGAATCTTCTTCGTGAGAAGATATTTAAACTAGCTAATAGAAAGGAAAAAACAGGGTTAGATAGGATAATAGGAAACTCTAAGGAAATAGAAAGGGTAAAGAAAAGAGTTAAAATGATTTGTGACACTAGCTCCACAGTACTTATAACAGGTGAAAGTGGCACAGGAAAGGAATTGTTTGCAAGGGCTATCCATGAGGAAAGTAAAAAAAATAAGGAACCCTTTGTGCCAGTAAATTGTGGTGCCATTCCAGAAAATCTATTAGAAAGTGAATTGTTTGGATATGTGAAAGGAGCTTTTACAGGAGCAGATCCAAAGGGGAAAATAGGGAAATTCCAAATGGCCCATGGAGGAACTATATTTCTAGATGAGATAGGAGACATGCCCATACCTATTCAAGTTAAAATACTTAGAGTACTAGAGGAAAGAGAAGTGACACCCCTTGGTTCTAATGAATCTAAAAAAATTAATGTAAGGGTTATTGGAGCAACTAATAAAAATTTAGAAAAAATGGTTAAGGAAAATCTATTCAGAGAAGATTTATACTATAGGTTAAATGTAATACCACTTCATATTCCACCTCTAAGAGAAAGGGCTGGAGATGTTAGATTATTATCAAAGAAATTTATAGATACATACTCCAAGCTGTTTAACAAACCAATTTTGAAAGTTGAAGAAGATTTCTTTGAGAATATAGAAAAATATAGTTGGCCAGGAAATGTTAGAGAGCTACAAAATGTGATGGAATATATAGTAAACATAGGAGAATCTACATGTATCATAGACAAAAATATACTTCCTAATAAAATAAGAAATGTATCAATGGATTTAGAGTTAAAAAATTATAATTTAGAATATATAGAAAAGCATATAATTAAAAAGGCCATAGAGAAGTATGGAAATAAGGGAACGGATAAAAAAATTGTGGCAGAAAAATTAGGAATAGGCATAGCTACTTTATATAGGAAAATGAAAAAATATAATATATGATTAAATTTTTTACTCACTAGAAAATTGCAAACATAAGAGTTTTTATCAAAATGATATTGTGTTATCAAATTGATAAAACCTCTTTTTTAATGAAAAAGATAAGTTATAAAAGAATACATGAGAAGAATTAGAAGCAAACTAATCCCTATTATTATCATTATGATAATAATAGGGATTAGTTTAGATTTATTTAAAGGATTTAATGAAGAAATAAGTTGGCATATGAATTGCTACATTATGTAGGTGATATTATTTTTAGGAGGTAAATAAGATGGATAATCATTTAGAAAAAATTAAATACATGGTAAGAGACAAAATAAGGGGAGGTATATACCCAGAATTTTTAGTAGCAGAAGAAATAAAAAAAGTAAGAGATTTTCATTTATCTATGGATGAATATGAGGCTACACCCCTTGCAAAGTTAGAAACTTTAGCTAAATATCTAGGCCTAGGAGGAATCTATGTTAAGGATGAATCCTATAGGTTTGGGCTAAATGCCTTTAAGGGATTAGGTGGGACTTATGCCATAGCTAAGCTTTTATGTAAAAAGCTTCATATAGATATAAATGATGCTAGCTTTGAGTATTTTAATAGACCAGAGGTAAAAGAAAAGATTAAAGATATGATTTTTGTAACAGCTACAGATGGGAACCATGGTAGAGGAGTAGCTTGGGCTGCCACGAAACTTGGTTGCAAATCAGTAGTATATATGCCAAAGGGCTCCTCACAAATAAGATTAGAGGCCATAAAAGAGGCAGGGGCTGAGGCGTCTATAACAGATCTAAACTATGATGATGCAGTACGATTAGCACAAAAAATGTCAGAGGAACATGGTTGGTATATGGTTCAAGATACGGCTTGGGATGGATATGAAGAAATTCCTA
Encoded proteins:
- the dpaL gene encoding diaminopropionate ammonia-lyase, giving the protein MDNHLEKIKYMVRDKIRGGIYPEFLVAEEIKKVRDFHLSMDEYEATPLAKLETLAKYLGLGGIYVKDESYRFGLNAFKGLGGTYAIAKLLCKKLHIDINDASFEYFNRPEVKEKIKDMIFVTATDGNHGRGVAWAATKLGCKSVVYMPKGSSQIRLEAIKEAGAEASITDLNYDDAVRLAQKMSEEHGWYMVQDTAWDGYEEIPNWITQGYTTMANESLEQLKLEGIKRPTHMFLQAGVGSFAGAMLGYYANVFKEDVPTTIIVEPNLADCIYKSALAEDGKPRFVGGDMNTIMAGLACGEPNTITWEILRDFASAYVSCPDYVAARGMRVMASPMMMDDKVVSGESGAVGLGLLTMIMERKELKDLRDKLGLNKDSIVLCFSTEGDTDPEHYKKVVYDGKNPSC